GCTCCGGAGACGACGACGGTCTGGCCCGGCTCGGGGCGGCCGATGTCGAGCAGGCCGAAGTAGGCCGTCATGCCCGACATGCCGAGGGTGCCGAGGTACACGGGCAGCGGCGCCATGGCCGGGTCGACCTTCGTCACACCGCGCCCGTCCGAGACGCAGTACTCCTGGACACCGAACGAGCCCGAGACGTGGTCACCCACCGAGAATCCGGGGTGCCGGGAGGCAATGACCCGGCCCACAGCGCCGGCGCGCATCACTTCGCCGATTTCGACGGGGCGTATGTATGACTTGCCCGCGTTCATCCAGCCGCGCATCGCCGGGTCGATCGACAGGTAGAGGACCTGCACCAGCAGCTCACCGTCGCCCGGCTCGCCGACCGGCTCCTCGACATGCTCCCAGTCGCTGGGCCGGGGCTGCCCCACGGGACGTGCGGCCAGGCGCAGTTGGTGGTTGGTGCGGCTCATCGTCTGCTCCTCGGCCGTGGTGGGCACATCCGAACGTACCAACTGGTCGGTACGACACATGCGAGGCTAGATGCCACCGCAACAGGAGGCAAGCGGCCCACCAGACGCCCATGAGTGGTGCCCGTCACATCGCCGGCCCCGCGACGGGACTCGTCGGCGCCGGGAATACGGAAGCATGGGCAGGGCCAGGGATCAATGAATGGCCGGCTCCGCCCGTACGTATGCGTGGGAGCCGGATTATCCGACGGACATCCAGGAGCGCACGCATGAGTGGAACAGCCCAGATCGGCGTCACGGGGCTCGCGGTGATGGGCCGCAATCTCGCCCGTAACTTCGCGCGCAACGGCCTCACCGTCGCCGTGCACAACCGCACGGCGGCCAGGACGCGCGCGCTGGTGGAGGAGTTCGGCAGCGAGGGCACCTTTGTGCCCGCCGAGTCGCCCGAGGAGTTCGTCGCGGCCCTGGAGCGCCCGCGCCGCCTGATCATCATGGTCAAGGCGGGCGACCCGACGGACGCCGTGATCCAGGAGTTCGCGCCGCTGCTCGAAGAGGGCGACGTCATCATCGACGGAGGCAACGCCCACTTCGCCGACACCGTCCGCCGGGAGAAGGAGTTGCGCGAGCGCGGCATCCACTTCGTGGGCACGGGCATCTCGGGCGGCGAGGAGGGCGCGCTGCACGGACCGAGCATCATGCCGGGCGGCTCCACCGAGTCGTACGCGTCGCTCGGACCGCTGCTCGAGAAGATCGCCGCCAAGGCTCCCGACGGCACCCCGACCGTCGCGCACATCGGCCCCAACGGCGCCGGGCACTTCGTGAAAATGGTCCACAACGGCATCGAGTACGCCGATATGCAGCTGATCGCCGAGGCGTACCACCTGCTGCGCGCCGTCGCGGGCTACTCCCCCGCGCAGATCGCCGAGACCTTCCGCACCTGGAACACCGGGCGCCTCGACTCGTATCTGATCGAGATCACGGCCGAGGTGCTGGCCCATACGGACGCCGCGACCGGGAAGCCCTTTGTCGACATCGTCACCGACCAGGCGGAGCAGAAGGGCACCGGGCGCTGGACCGTACAGATCGCACTCGACCTGGGTGTGCCGGTCTCCGGCATCGCGGAGGCCGTGTTCGCCCGCTCCCTGTCGGGCCATGCCGAACTGCGCGACGCCTCACGCACCCTGCCCGGGCCGACGGCGCAGCCGATGAGCGCCGCCGATGCCGGACGCTTCGCCGACCGTGTCGAGCAGGCCCTGTACGCGTCCAAGATCGTGTCCTACACGCAGGGCTTCCATCAGATCCAGGCGGGCAGCGAGACGTACGACTGGAACATCGACCTCGGCTCGGTGGCCGCGATCTGGCGGGCCGGCTGCATCATCAGGGCCGCGTTCCTGGACCGCATCCGCGGCGCGTACGACGCTCAGCGCGAGCTGCCGAGTCTGCTCTCCGACAAGCAGTTCGCGGAGGAGATCGGCGCGGCGCAGGACGACTGGCGCGAGGTGGTCGCGACAGCTGCCCGGCAGGGCG
This window of the Streptomyces sp. SLBN-118 genome carries:
- the gndA gene encoding NADP-dependent phosphogluconate dehydrogenase, coding for MSGTAQIGVTGLAVMGRNLARNFARNGLTVAVHNRTAARTRALVEEFGSEGTFVPAESPEEFVAALERPRRLIIMVKAGDPTDAVIQEFAPLLEEGDVIIDGGNAHFADTVRREKELRERGIHFVGTGISGGEEGALHGPSIMPGGSTESYASLGPLLEKIAAKAPDGTPTVAHIGPNGAGHFVKMVHNGIEYADMQLIAEAYHLLRAVAGYSPAQIAETFRTWNTGRLDSYLIEITAEVLAHTDAATGKPFVDIVTDQAEQKGTGRWTVQIALDLGVPVSGIAEAVFARSLSGHAELRDASRTLPGPTAQPMSAADAGRFADRVEQALYASKIVSYTQGFHQIQAGSETYDWNIDLGSVAAIWRAGCIIRAAFLDRIRGAYDAQRELPSLLSDKQFAEEIGAAQDDWREVVATAARQGVPTPGFSAALAYYDALRAERLPAALTQGQRDFFGAHTYRRTDREGSFHTLWGGDRTEVSG